The Girardinichthys multiradiatus isolate DD_20200921_A chromosome 24, DD_fGirMul_XY1, whole genome shotgun sequence genome has a window encoding:
- the aox6 gene encoding aldehyde oxidase 6 isoform X1, with protein sequence MSAKQGDSLCVFINGKKVTENHVDPETMLLPFLRERLRLTGTKSGCGGGGCGACTVMVSRYQPVSKTIIHYSANACLLPLCQLHGAAITTVEGIGSSKTRIHPVQERIAKAHGSQCGFCTPGMVMSMYALLRNKPQPTMDDITQALAGNLCRCTGYRPIVDGCRTFCPEGNCCQANGGANCCLNGEENTNESEHEKPRLFDRETFLPLDPTQELIFPPELILMAEASNLQTLTFHGERMTWVSPTSLEELVQLKMKHPRAPLVMGNTNIGPDIKFKGVLHPLIISPIRVKELFDVSEGPDGVWVGAGSSLSELHSLLEKMVTQLPEEKTELFRAMIQQLGNLGSQQIRNVASLGGNIVSAYPNSDLNPVLAAGNCKVRVISSEGRREVPLNQEFFVGFGKTILKPEDVALSVFIPFSRKGEFVRALRQAPRKEVSFATVTTGMRVCFSEGSRVVQEVSLYFGGMGPTTVSATKTCKAIMGRPWDEETLNKAYDVLLEELALPPSAPGGKVEFRRALTLSLLFKFNLDVLQKLKEMNVITDEIPEKLQPLPKDIQPSLQEFQDVPKDQDNQDPVGRPMMHRSAISQATGEAVYCDDIPKTDGELFLVLVTSSRAHAKITGLDTSEALKLPGVVDVITANDIPGKKARPMFGYEQELFAEDEVFCVGQTVCAVLANTKTHAKRGAAAVKITYEDLPDPIFTIEDAIEKSSYYEPQRVIAKGDVAEAFKNVDRVYEGQIQMGGQEHFYMETQSMLVVPVGEEKEFKVYISTQWPTLIQEAVAETLDIQSNRVTCHVKRLGGAFGGKVIVTSVLASIASVAAWKTNRAVRCVLERGEDMLITGGRHPVLGKYKVGFMNDGRITAVDYHYYANGGCFVDESVLISEKILLHLDNAYNIPNLRGHSAAYRTNIPSNTAFRGFGVPQGLLVVENMVNDVAMALGHPADQVREINMYKGPSVTHYKVEFSPDNLQRCWEQCKLRSDYGARRKAIDQFNQQNRWKKRGISIIPIKYGIAFAESFLNQAGALVHIYKDGSVLVTHGGTEMGQGVHTKMQQVASRELHVPTSKIFISETSTAAVPNTCPSAASFGTDANGMAVKDACEILYRRLEPIRLKDPKGSWESWVREAHLQKISLSATGFFRGKDHYFDWDKMEGEPYSYFTFGVCCSEVELDCLTGDYRTLKTDMVMDIGRSINPSVDIGQIEGAFTQGLGLYTLEELHYSPTGMLYSRGPSQYKIPAVCDMPLQFSVYLLPDSYNPHAIYSSKGIGEPTLFLGSSVFFAIKDAVAAARSDSGLSGPFSLDTPATPEKACLACASPFTKKVPANKPGSFKPWALNI encoded by the exons GAGCGAATAGCGAAGGCTCATGGGTCCCAGTGTGGCTTCTGCACTCCAGGGATGGTGATGTCCATGTATGCCCTACTGAGGAACAAACCGCAGCCCACCATGGACGACATCACGCAGGCTCTGGCTG GAAATCTGTGCCGCTGCACTGGATATCGACCCATTGTGGACGGCTGCAGGACTTTCTGTCCG GAAGGAAACTGCTGCCAAGCCAATGGTGGAGCAAACTGTTGCCTCAATGGAGAAGAAAATACCAATGAATCGGAGCAT GAAAAACCACGACTATTTGACCGAGAGACCTTTCTTCCCCTGGACCCTACCCAGGAGCTGATCTTCCCTCCAGAGCTGATT TTGATGGCAGAGGCGTCAAACCTGCAAACATTGACCTTTCATGGGGAGAGGATGACCTGGGTGTCCCCCACCTCTTTGGAGGAGCTGGTCCAGCTCAAGATGAAGCATCCAAGGGCTCCACTGGTCATGGGCAACACCAACATAG GTccagatataaaattcaaaggCGTCCTGCATCCACTGATAATCTCTCCCATCAGAGTCAAGGAGCTGTTTGACGTCTCTGAGGGACCAGACG GTGTTTGGGTGGGAGCAGGCAGCAGTCTGTCCGAACTCCATTCTCTGCTGGAGAAAATGGTTACTCAGCTCCCAGAGGAGAAGACCGAGCTGTTCAGGGCTATGATCCAGCAGCTAGGGAACCTGGGGAGCCAGCAGATCCGTAATGTTGCT tctCTTGGAGGAAACATTGTGAGCGCGTACCCCAACTCGGACCTGAACCCTGTTCTGGCTGCAGGGAACTGCAAAGTCAGAGTCATCTCCAGCG AAGGAAGGCGGGAGGTTCCTCTGAATCAGGAGTTCTTTGTTGGATTTGGAAAAACCATCCTGAAGCCGGAGGATGTTGCTCTCTCAGTTTTCATTCCATTTTCAAGAAAG GGGGAGTTTGTGCGAGCTCTCCGACAGGCACCGAGGAAGGAAGTTTCCTTCGCCACGGTAACAACTGGAATGAGGGTGTGTTTCTCCGAAGGATCCAGAGTGGTTCAAGAAGTCAGTCTGTACTTCGGAGGCATGGGTCCGACCACCGTTAGTGCCACCAAGACCTGCAAGGCCATCATGGGAAG GCCGTGGGATGAGGAGACCCTGAATAAGGCGTACGACGTCCTCCTGGAAGAGCTGGCCCTCCCTCCATCTGCTCCTGGCGGGAAGGTTGAGTTTCGTCGGGCTCTCACTCTCAGCCTCCTCTTCAAATTCAACCTGGACGTCCTGCAGAAGCTCAAAGAAATG AACGTGATCACAGACGAGATTCCAGAAAAGCTGCAGCCTTTGCCGAAGGATATTCAACCCAGTCTGCAGGAATTCCAG GATGTACCGAAGGACCAAGACAATCAGGACCCAGTGGGGCGTCCCATGATGCACCGCTCTGCCATCAGCCAGGCCACAGGCGAGGCCGTGTACTGTGACGACATTCCTAAGACGGATGGGGAGCTCTTCCTGGTGCTTGTCACTAGCTCTCGAGCACACGCTAAGATCAC AGGGCTGGACACGAGCGAAGCCCTGAAGCTTCCAGGTGTTGTCGACGTGATCACGGCCAATGATATTCCTGGGAAGAAAGCTCGCCCCATGTTTGGTTACGAGCAGGAGCTGTTTGCTGAGGACGAG GTGTTCTGCGTGGGTCAGACGGTTTGTGCGGTGCTTGCCAATACAAAGACACATGCTAAACGaggagcagctgctgtgaagATCACCTATGAAGACTTGCCGGACCCCATATTCACCATTGAG GATGCCATCGAGAAGTCGTCTTACTATGAGCCACAGCGAGTGATTGCCAAAGGAGACGTGGCTGAAGCTTTTAAGAATGTGGATCGAGTTTATGAAG GACAGATTCAAATGGGAGGCCAGGAGCATTTCTACATGGAGACTCAGAGCATGCTGGTTGTTCCCGTTGGCGAAGAGAAAGAGTTCAAGGTCTACATCTCCACCCAGTGGCCCACTCTTATTCAG GAAGCAGTTGCAGAAACGTTGGACATTCAGTCCAACAGAGTCACCTGTCATGTCAAAAGACTGGGCGGAGCTTTTGGAGGAAAGGTGATTGTGACATCCGTCCTGGCCTCCATCGCCTCTGTGGCTGCGTGGAA GACCAACCGGGCTGTCCGCTGTGTCCTGGAAAGAGGCGAGGACATGCTGATCACAGGGGGGCGCCATCCTGTTCTGGGAAAATACAAA GTGGGTTTTATGAATGATGGAAGGATCACGGCTGTGGATTACCACTATTATGCCAACGGCGGTTGCTTTGTGGATGAATCTGTTCTG ATCTCTGAGAAGATTTTGCTTCATCTGGACAACGCGTACAACATTCCCAACCTGAGAGGCCACTCAGCAGCCTACAGGACCAACATACCCTCCAACACAGCGTTCAGGGGCTTCGGCGTGCCGCAGGGCCTGCTGgtggtggagaacatggtcaaTGATGTAGCCATGGCGCTGGGACACCCTGCAGACCAA GTCCGAGAGATCAACATGTACAAGGGACCGTCAGTCACTCACTACAAGGTTGAGTTCAGCCCAGATAACCTGCAGCGCTGCTGGGAGCAGTGCAAGCTCAGGAGCGACTATGGCGCCCGCCGCAAGGCCATCGACCAGTTCAACCAGCAGAACCGCTGGAAGAAGAGGGGCATTTCCATCATTCCCATCAAGTACGGCATCGCCTTTGCAGAGAGCTTCTTAAATCAG GCAGGAGCTCTGGTCCACATTTACAAAGATGGTTCTGTTCTGGTGACTCATGGTGGGACGGAGATGGGTCAGGGGGTCCACACCAAGATGCAGCAG GTTGCAAGTCGAGAGCTTCATGTCCCAACGTCAAAGATCTTCATCAGTGAAACCAGCACCGCCGCCGTCCCAAACACGTGTCCCTCTGCCGCTTCCTTCGGCACGGACGCCAACGGCATGGCGGTGAAG gaCGCCTGTGAGATTTTGTACCGCAGACTGGAGCCAATCAGGCTGAAGGACCCTAAAGGATCATGGGAGAGTTGG GTCAGGGAGGCCCATCTGCAGAAGATCAGTTTATCAGCCACTGGGTTCTTCAG AGGGAAAGACCATTACTTCGACTGGGACAAGATGGAGGGCGAGCCGTACTCGTACTTCACCTTCGGGGTGTGCTGCTCTGAGGTGGAGCTGGACTGCCTCACAGGAGACTACCGG ACGCTGAAAACGGACATGGTGATGGACATCGGCAGAAGCATCAACCCGTCTGTGGACATCGGCCAG ATTGAAGGAGCATTCACGCAAGGTTTGGGTCTCtacactctggaggagctgcactaCTCCCCCACTGGGATGCTGTACTCTCGAGGTCCGTCCCAGTACAAGATCCCGGCGGTGtgtgacatgcctcttcaattCAGCGTCTATCTCCTGCCAGACTCCTACAACCCCCACGCCATCTATTCCTCAAAG GGAATCGGAGAACCAACCCTCTTCCTGGGTAGCTCCGTCTTCTTCGCCATCAAAGACGCGGTGGCGGCAGCTCGCTCCGACTCCGGTCTGTCCGGGCCGTTTTCCCTGGACACCCCCGCGACTCCGGAGAAGGCTTGTCTGGCTTGTGCCTCGCCGTTTACTAAGAAG gttCCAGCCAATAAGCCGGGATCCTTCAAACCCTGGGCCTTAAACATCTGA
- the bzw1a gene encoding eIF5-mimic protein 2-A: protein MNNQKQQKPTLTGQRFKTRKRDEKERFDPTQFQESIVQGLNQTGTDLEAVAKFLDASGAKLDYRRYAETLFDILVAGGMLAPGGTLSDDMTRTEFCLFTAQEDLETMQAYAQVFNKLIRRYKYLEKGFEEEIKKLLLFLKGFTESERNKLAMLTGILLANGSISASILISLYNENLVKEGVSAAFAVKLFKSWIHEKDINSVAGSLRKVGMDNRLMELFPANKRSCEHFSKYFTDAGLKELSDFARNQQSIGARKELQKELQEMMARGDPQKEIIAFTKEEMKKASLSEQALISIIWTSVMSSVEWNKKEELVTEQAIKHLKQYSDLLKAFTSQGLSELSLLLKIQEYCYDNIHFMKAFQKIVVLLYKADVLSEEAILKWYSEAHLAKGKSVFLEQMKKFVEWLKNAEEESESDEEEAD from the exons ATGAATAATCAAAAGCAGCAAAAGCCAACGCTAACAGGCCAGCGTTTCAAAACGAGGAAAAGAG ATGAAAAGGAGAGATTTGACCCTACTCAGTTTCAAGAAAGTATCGTACAAGGCTTGAATCAAACTGGCACTGATTTGGAGGCGGTTGCAAAGTTCCTTGATGCCTCTGGCGCCAAACTCGACTACCGCCGGTATGCAGAGACACTGTTTGACATCCTGGTGGCCGGCGGGATGCTGG CCCCAGGCGGGACTCTGTCTGACGACATGACCCGCACCGAGTTCTGCCTCTTTACGGCGCAGGAAGACCTGGAGACGATGCAAGCATATGCTCAG GTTTTTAACAAGCTGATCAGGCGTTACAAGTACCTGGAGAAGGGCTTTGAggaggagatcaaaaag TTGCTGCTGTTTCTAAAGGGGTTCACTGAGTCCGAGCGCAACAAGCTAGCCATGCTGACCGGCATCCTGCTGGCCAACGGCAGCATATCCGCCTCCATTCTGATCAGCCTCTATAACGAAAACCTCGTCAAAGAGG GAGTCTCTGCAGCCTTTGCTGTCAAGCTGTTTAAGTCATGGATCCACGAGAAGGACATCAACTCTGTTGCTGGCAGTCTCCGCAAAGTCGGCATGGACAACAGGCTGATG GAACTCTTTCCTGCCAACAAACGGAGCTGCGAGCATTTTTCTAAATACTTTACCGACGCCGGGCTGAAGGAGCTGTCCGACTTCGCCCGCAACCAGCAATCGATCGGCGCCCGCAAGGAGCTGCAGAAGGAGCTCCAGGAGATGATGGCCCGCGGTGACCCTCAGAAAGAG ATCATCGCCTTCACCAaggaggagatgaagaaggCCAGTCTCTCTGAGCAGGCTTTGATCAGCATCATCTGGACCAGCGTGATGAGCTCCGTGGAGTGGAACAAGAAAGAAGAGCTGGTGACCGAACAAGCCATCAAACACTTGAAG CAATACAGCGATCTGCTGAAGGCCTTCACCTCCCAGGGTCTGTCCGAGCTCAGCCTGCTGCTGAAGATCCAGGAGTACTGCTACGATAACATCCACTTCATGAAGGCTTTTCAGAAGATCGTGGTGCTCCTCTACAAAG CTGACGTATTAAGTGAAGAGGCCATACTGAAGTGGTACTCTGAAGCCCACCTTGCCAAGGGGAAGAGCGTTTTCCTGGAGCAGATGAAGAAATTTGTGGAGTGGCTGAAGAACGCTGAGGAAG agtCTGAGTCAGATGAAGAGGAGGCAGACTGA
- the aox6 gene encoding aldehyde oxidase 6 isoform X2 has translation MRVYQWEKVRLTGTKSGCGGGGCGACTVMVSRYQPVSKTIIHYSANACLLPLCQLHGAAITTVEGIGSSKTRIHPVQERIAKAHGSQCGFCTPGMVMSMYALLRNKPQPTMDDITQALAGNLCRCTGYRPIVDGCRTFCPEGNCCQANGGANCCLNGEENTNESEHEKPRLFDRETFLPLDPTQELIFPPELILMAEASNLQTLTFHGERMTWVSPTSLEELVQLKMKHPRAPLVMGNTNIGPDIKFKGVLHPLIISPIRVKELFDVSEGPDGVWVGAGSSLSELHSLLEKMVTQLPEEKTELFRAMIQQLGNLGSQQIRNVASLGGNIVSAYPNSDLNPVLAAGNCKVRVISSEGRREVPLNQEFFVGFGKTILKPEDVALSVFIPFSRKGEFVRALRQAPRKEVSFATVTTGMRVCFSEGSRVVQEVSLYFGGMGPTTVSATKTCKAIMGRPWDEETLNKAYDVLLEELALPPSAPGGKVEFRRALTLSLLFKFNLDVLQKLKEMNVITDEIPEKLQPLPKDIQPSLQEFQDVPKDQDNQDPVGRPMMHRSAISQATGEAVYCDDIPKTDGELFLVLVTSSRAHAKITGLDTSEALKLPGVVDVITANDIPGKKARPMFGYEQELFAEDEVFCVGQTVCAVLANTKTHAKRGAAAVKITYEDLPDPIFTIEDAIEKSSYYEPQRVIAKGDVAEAFKNVDRVYEGQIQMGGQEHFYMETQSMLVVPVGEEKEFKVYISTQWPTLIQEAVAETLDIQSNRVTCHVKRLGGAFGGKVIVTSVLASIASVAAWKTNRAVRCVLERGEDMLITGGRHPVLGKYKVGFMNDGRITAVDYHYYANGGCFVDESVLISEKILLHLDNAYNIPNLRGHSAAYRTNIPSNTAFRGFGVPQGLLVVENMVNDVAMALGHPADQVREINMYKGPSVTHYKVEFSPDNLQRCWEQCKLRSDYGARRKAIDQFNQQNRWKKRGISIIPIKYGIAFAESFLNQAGALVHIYKDGSVLVTHGGTEMGQGVHTKMQQVASRELHVPTSKIFISETSTAAVPNTCPSAASFGTDANGMAVKDACEILYRRLEPIRLKDPKGSWESWVREAHLQKISLSATGFFRGKDHYFDWDKMEGEPYSYFTFGVCCSEVELDCLTGDYRTLKTDMVMDIGRSINPSVDIGQIEGAFTQGLGLYTLEELHYSPTGMLYSRGPSQYKIPAVCDMPLQFSVYLLPDSYNPHAIYSSKGIGEPTLFLGSSVFFAIKDAVAAARSDSGLSGPFSLDTPATPEKACLACASPFTKKVPANKPGSFKPWALNI, from the exons GAGCGAATAGCGAAGGCTCATGGGTCCCAGTGTGGCTTCTGCACTCCAGGGATGGTGATGTCCATGTATGCCCTACTGAGGAACAAACCGCAGCCCACCATGGACGACATCACGCAGGCTCTGGCTG GAAATCTGTGCCGCTGCACTGGATATCGACCCATTGTGGACGGCTGCAGGACTTTCTGTCCG GAAGGAAACTGCTGCCAAGCCAATGGTGGAGCAAACTGTTGCCTCAATGGAGAAGAAAATACCAATGAATCGGAGCAT GAAAAACCACGACTATTTGACCGAGAGACCTTTCTTCCCCTGGACCCTACCCAGGAGCTGATCTTCCCTCCAGAGCTGATT TTGATGGCAGAGGCGTCAAACCTGCAAACATTGACCTTTCATGGGGAGAGGATGACCTGGGTGTCCCCCACCTCTTTGGAGGAGCTGGTCCAGCTCAAGATGAAGCATCCAAGGGCTCCACTGGTCATGGGCAACACCAACATAG GTccagatataaaattcaaaggCGTCCTGCATCCACTGATAATCTCTCCCATCAGAGTCAAGGAGCTGTTTGACGTCTCTGAGGGACCAGACG GTGTTTGGGTGGGAGCAGGCAGCAGTCTGTCCGAACTCCATTCTCTGCTGGAGAAAATGGTTACTCAGCTCCCAGAGGAGAAGACCGAGCTGTTCAGGGCTATGATCCAGCAGCTAGGGAACCTGGGGAGCCAGCAGATCCGTAATGTTGCT tctCTTGGAGGAAACATTGTGAGCGCGTACCCCAACTCGGACCTGAACCCTGTTCTGGCTGCAGGGAACTGCAAAGTCAGAGTCATCTCCAGCG AAGGAAGGCGGGAGGTTCCTCTGAATCAGGAGTTCTTTGTTGGATTTGGAAAAACCATCCTGAAGCCGGAGGATGTTGCTCTCTCAGTTTTCATTCCATTTTCAAGAAAG GGGGAGTTTGTGCGAGCTCTCCGACAGGCACCGAGGAAGGAAGTTTCCTTCGCCACGGTAACAACTGGAATGAGGGTGTGTTTCTCCGAAGGATCCAGAGTGGTTCAAGAAGTCAGTCTGTACTTCGGAGGCATGGGTCCGACCACCGTTAGTGCCACCAAGACCTGCAAGGCCATCATGGGAAG GCCGTGGGATGAGGAGACCCTGAATAAGGCGTACGACGTCCTCCTGGAAGAGCTGGCCCTCCCTCCATCTGCTCCTGGCGGGAAGGTTGAGTTTCGTCGGGCTCTCACTCTCAGCCTCCTCTTCAAATTCAACCTGGACGTCCTGCAGAAGCTCAAAGAAATG AACGTGATCACAGACGAGATTCCAGAAAAGCTGCAGCCTTTGCCGAAGGATATTCAACCCAGTCTGCAGGAATTCCAG GATGTACCGAAGGACCAAGACAATCAGGACCCAGTGGGGCGTCCCATGATGCACCGCTCTGCCATCAGCCAGGCCACAGGCGAGGCCGTGTACTGTGACGACATTCCTAAGACGGATGGGGAGCTCTTCCTGGTGCTTGTCACTAGCTCTCGAGCACACGCTAAGATCAC AGGGCTGGACACGAGCGAAGCCCTGAAGCTTCCAGGTGTTGTCGACGTGATCACGGCCAATGATATTCCTGGGAAGAAAGCTCGCCCCATGTTTGGTTACGAGCAGGAGCTGTTTGCTGAGGACGAG GTGTTCTGCGTGGGTCAGACGGTTTGTGCGGTGCTTGCCAATACAAAGACACATGCTAAACGaggagcagctgctgtgaagATCACCTATGAAGACTTGCCGGACCCCATATTCACCATTGAG GATGCCATCGAGAAGTCGTCTTACTATGAGCCACAGCGAGTGATTGCCAAAGGAGACGTGGCTGAAGCTTTTAAGAATGTGGATCGAGTTTATGAAG GACAGATTCAAATGGGAGGCCAGGAGCATTTCTACATGGAGACTCAGAGCATGCTGGTTGTTCCCGTTGGCGAAGAGAAAGAGTTCAAGGTCTACATCTCCACCCAGTGGCCCACTCTTATTCAG GAAGCAGTTGCAGAAACGTTGGACATTCAGTCCAACAGAGTCACCTGTCATGTCAAAAGACTGGGCGGAGCTTTTGGAGGAAAGGTGATTGTGACATCCGTCCTGGCCTCCATCGCCTCTGTGGCTGCGTGGAA GACCAACCGGGCTGTCCGCTGTGTCCTGGAAAGAGGCGAGGACATGCTGATCACAGGGGGGCGCCATCCTGTTCTGGGAAAATACAAA GTGGGTTTTATGAATGATGGAAGGATCACGGCTGTGGATTACCACTATTATGCCAACGGCGGTTGCTTTGTGGATGAATCTGTTCTG ATCTCTGAGAAGATTTTGCTTCATCTGGACAACGCGTACAACATTCCCAACCTGAGAGGCCACTCAGCAGCCTACAGGACCAACATACCCTCCAACACAGCGTTCAGGGGCTTCGGCGTGCCGCAGGGCCTGCTGgtggtggagaacatggtcaaTGATGTAGCCATGGCGCTGGGACACCCTGCAGACCAA GTCCGAGAGATCAACATGTACAAGGGACCGTCAGTCACTCACTACAAGGTTGAGTTCAGCCCAGATAACCTGCAGCGCTGCTGGGAGCAGTGCAAGCTCAGGAGCGACTATGGCGCCCGCCGCAAGGCCATCGACCAGTTCAACCAGCAGAACCGCTGGAAGAAGAGGGGCATTTCCATCATTCCCATCAAGTACGGCATCGCCTTTGCAGAGAGCTTCTTAAATCAG GCAGGAGCTCTGGTCCACATTTACAAAGATGGTTCTGTTCTGGTGACTCATGGTGGGACGGAGATGGGTCAGGGGGTCCACACCAAGATGCAGCAG GTTGCAAGTCGAGAGCTTCATGTCCCAACGTCAAAGATCTTCATCAGTGAAACCAGCACCGCCGCCGTCCCAAACACGTGTCCCTCTGCCGCTTCCTTCGGCACGGACGCCAACGGCATGGCGGTGAAG gaCGCCTGTGAGATTTTGTACCGCAGACTGGAGCCAATCAGGCTGAAGGACCCTAAAGGATCATGGGAGAGTTGG GTCAGGGAGGCCCATCTGCAGAAGATCAGTTTATCAGCCACTGGGTTCTTCAG AGGGAAAGACCATTACTTCGACTGGGACAAGATGGAGGGCGAGCCGTACTCGTACTTCACCTTCGGGGTGTGCTGCTCTGAGGTGGAGCTGGACTGCCTCACAGGAGACTACCGG ACGCTGAAAACGGACATGGTGATGGACATCGGCAGAAGCATCAACCCGTCTGTGGACATCGGCCAG ATTGAAGGAGCATTCACGCAAGGTTTGGGTCTCtacactctggaggagctgcactaCTCCCCCACTGGGATGCTGTACTCTCGAGGTCCGTCCCAGTACAAGATCCCGGCGGTGtgtgacatgcctcttcaattCAGCGTCTATCTCCTGCCAGACTCCTACAACCCCCACGCCATCTATTCCTCAAAG GGAATCGGAGAACCAACCCTCTTCCTGGGTAGCTCCGTCTTCTTCGCCATCAAAGACGCGGTGGCGGCAGCTCGCTCCGACTCCGGTCTGTCCGGGCCGTTTTCCCTGGACACCCCCGCGACTCCGGAGAAGGCTTGTCTGGCTTGTGCCTCGCCGTTTACTAAGAAG gttCCAGCCAATAAGCCGGGATCCTTCAAACCCTGGGCCTTAAACATCTGA